One genomic region from Phoenix dactylifera cultivar Barhee BC4 unplaced genomic scaffold, palm_55x_up_171113_PBpolish2nd_filt_p 000261F, whole genome shotgun sequence encodes:
- the LOC103717350 gene encoding ADP-ribosylation factor-like protein 8c, whose product MGLWESLLNWLRSLFFKQEMELSLIGLQNAGKTSLVNAIATGGYSEDMIPTVGFNMRKVTKGNVTIKLWDLGGQRRFRTMWERYCRGVSAILYVVDAADRDSIPISKSELHELLTKPSLNGIPLLVLGNKIDKSEALSKQALVDQLGLEYIKDREVCCYMISCKDSINIDIVIDWLIKHSRTAK is encoded by the exons ATGGGTCTCTGGGAGTCTTTACTCAACTGGCTCCGAag TTTGTTCTTCAAGCAGGAAATGGAGCTTTCCCTGATTGGTCTTCAAAATGCAGGAAAGACATCTCTTGTCAATGCAATTGCA ACAGGTGGCTACAGCGAGGACATGATTCCAACT GTGGGTTTCAATATGCGTAAAGTTACAAAAGGAAACGTGACGATAAAACTTTGGGACCTTGGAGGACAACGAAGATTTCGCACCATGTGGGAGCGCTACTGTCGTGGAGTCTCTGCAATCCT GTACGTAGTAGATGCTGCTGATAGAGATAGCATTCCCATATCCAAAAGCGAACTGCATGAATTGCTGACGAAACCATCGTTAAATGGGATTCCTCTGCTAGTTCTTGGCAATAAGATTGACAAATCAGAAGCTCTTTCCAAGCAGGCTTTGGTCGATCAACT AGGTCTGGAGTATATCAAGGACCGGGAGGTTTGCTGCTACATGATCTCATGCAAGGATTCCATCAACATAGACATTGTGATAGACTGGCTTATCAAGCACTCGAGAACGGCAAAATAA